In Synechocystis sp. PCC 6714, the following are encoded in one genomic region:
- a CDS encoding VOC family protein yields MTLCPGLPSGSLRRVHHIALNVQDMEKSCHFYGHILGLKPLVGDEVPSTLRSLVEEGKVSNFVTPDGTVLDLFATPDLSPPAADPRQSFTRTDHLAFDIAPEQFDQAIAVLAAHGVIIAGGPVTRPTGRGIYFYDPDGFQVEIRCDPEIV; encoded by the coding sequence ATGACCCTTTGCCCCGGTTTACCCAGCGGTAGTTTGCGTCGTGTCCACCACATTGCTTTAAATGTGCAGGATATGGAAAAATCTTGCCACTTTTACGGCCATATTTTGGGGCTAAAACCATTGGTGGGGGACGAGGTACCCAGCACCCTGAGAAGTTTGGTGGAAGAGGGTAAAGTAAGCAACTTTGTGACCCCCGATGGCACTGTCCTTGACCTCTTTGCCACACCGGATTTATCTCCCCCAGCGGCGGATCCCCGACAATCCTTCACCCGCACCGACCACCTCGCTTTTGACATTGCCCCGGAGCAATTTGACCAGGCGATCGCCGTTTTGGCAGCCCATGGTGTAATCATTGCAGGGGGGCCAGTGACTCGACCGACGGGCAGGGGCATTTATTTCTATGACCCGGATGGGTTTCAGGTGGAAATTCGCTGTGATCCGGAGATTGTGTAA
- the malQ gene encoding 4-alpha-glucanotransferase produces the protein MLDKRCSGILLHPTSLPSRYGIGDLGEGAFQFIDFLADADQSVWQILPLGPTGFGNSPYLCYSALAINPWLISLDRLVEEGCLPPSLLDQAPEFTNPRVDYDQAIAYKSQVLKQAFAQFSTNAGPEIEQEFREFCRAQSHWLADYALFMAIKEAHNGAGWHQWDKDIAWREPEALKVWGDRLKTEVLYHQFLQFLGFRQWREVKAYANQRHIAIFGDLPIYVAHDSADVWAHPENFCLDPETGEAAMMAGVPPDYFSVTGQLWGNPVYDWETLKATGFAWWIKRFQANLQYLDIVRIDHFRGFESYWGVPQGEKTAENGEWYPAPGKEFFQALAKALGNDLPIVAEDLGVITPEVEALRDEFNFPGMKVLHFAFDSDRGNPFLPFNYSNCNAVVYTGTHDNDTTVGWFQERSEEDQQKVINYLGCVCNEGIHWSLIRLASSSVANLAIFPLQDILGLGGDCRMNLPGTAMGNWGWRYHPDQLNDWLSGHLSFITELYGRRIYHGD, from the coding sequence ATGTTAGACAAACGCTGTAGCGGTATTTTGCTCCACCCCACTTCCTTACCCAGTCGCTATGGCATTGGGGATTTGGGGGAAGGTGCTTTTCAGTTCATAGATTTTTTGGCGGACGCGGACCAGAGTGTATGGCAAATACTACCCCTAGGGCCCACGGGGTTTGGTAATTCCCCTTACCTTTGTTACTCTGCCCTGGCCATTAATCCTTGGCTCATCAGTCTAGACCGTCTAGTGGAGGAGGGATGTTTGCCGCCGAGCCTACTGGATCAAGCCCCGGAATTCACTAACCCCAGGGTGGATTATGACCAGGCGATCGCCTACAAATCGCAAGTTTTAAAACAGGCCTTTGCCCAATTCAGCACCAATGCAGGGCCGGAAATTGAGCAGGAATTCAGAGAGTTTTGCCGCGCCCAAAGCCATTGGTTAGCAGATTACGCCCTCTTCATGGCCATCAAAGAAGCCCACAATGGAGCCGGTTGGCACCAATGGGACAAAGACATCGCCTGGCGCGAACCGGAAGCCCTCAAAGTTTGGGGCGATCGCCTGAAAACGGAAGTTTTATACCATCAATTTTTACAATTTCTTGGTTTTCGCCAATGGCGGGAAGTTAAGGCCTACGCTAACCAGCGCCACATTGCCATTTTTGGCGATCTGCCCATTTACGTGGCCCACGACAGCGCGGACGTTTGGGCCCATCCGGAAAACTTTTGCCTCGACCCCGAAACCGGGGAAGCAGCCATGATGGCCGGGGTACCACCAGACTATTTCAGTGTCACTGGACAACTGTGGGGCAATCCCGTGTATGACTGGGAAACCCTTAAGGCTACGGGCTTTGCCTGGTGGATCAAACGCTTCCAGGCCAACTTGCAATATCTAGACATTGTCCGCATCGATCATTTCCGGGGCTTTGAATCCTATTGGGGGGTGCCCCAGGGGGAAAAAACCGCTGAAAATGGGGAATGGTATCCAGCCCCTGGCAAGGAATTTTTCCAAGCTTTGGCCAAAGCCCTGGGCAATGATTTACCCATTGTGGCGGAGGATTTGGGGGTAATTACGCCGGAGGTGGAAGCATTGCGGGACGAGTTTAACTTTCCGGGCATGAAAGTGTTGCACTTTGCCTTTGATTCCGACCGGGGTAATCCCTTTTTGCCCTTTAACTACAGCAATTGTAATGCGGTGGTTTATACCGGCACCCACGACAATGACACCACAGTGGGCTGGTTCCAGGAACGGTCAGAGGAGGACCAGCAAAAGGTGATCAATTACCTCGGCTGTGTCTGCAACGAAGGCATTCATTGGAGCTTAATCCGCCTAGCCTCTAGTTCTGTGGCGAACCTAGCCATTTTTCCCCTCCAGGATATCCTCGGTTTGGGGGGCGACTGTCGCATGAATTTACCGGGTACCGCCATGGGTAACTGGGGTTGGCGTTACCATCCCGACCAACTCAACGACTGGCTATCGGGGCATTTGAGTTTCATTACGGAACTGTACGGACGACGCATCTACCACGGCGATTAA
- a CDS encoding nucleoside recognition domain-containing protein, translating to MLNYIWFAIILLSVVAGTVTGKIEAVTEAAIESAGTAVELSIGLIGIMALWLGMMKIAEAAGLVELIAKLVKPITIKLFPDVPPEHPAIGSIVLNMSANILGLGNAATPLGLKAMQELEEINPNKGTATDAMCMFLAINTSSVQLILPATVVGLMGTAANDIFFSTILATTCSTATAIVAAKLLARLKIFALPPLSDQEGHT from the coding sequence ATGCTCAACTACATTTGGTTTGCAATTATTCTGCTGTCGGTGGTAGCCGGGACAGTAACGGGCAAAATTGAGGCGGTGACGGAGGCGGCCATTGAAAGTGCAGGAACGGCGGTGGAACTGTCCATTGGCTTGATTGGCATTATGGCCCTGTGGTTAGGCATGATGAAAATCGCTGAAGCTGCCGGTTTGGTGGAACTGATCGCAAAATTGGTTAAGCCCATTACCATCAAGCTTTTTCCCGATGTGCCCCCGGAGCACCCGGCGATCGGCTCCATTGTGTTAAATATGTCCGCCAATATTCTGGGTCTAGGTAATGCGGCCACGCCCTTGGGTCTAAAAGCGATGCAGGAATTGGAGGAAATTAACCCTAATAAAGGCACAGCCACCGATGCCATGTGTATGTTTTTGGCCATTAATACTTCCAGTGTGCAGTTAATTTTGCCCGCTACGGTGGTGGGTTTAATGGGGACAGCAGCCAATGACATTTTTTTCTCAACAATTTTGGCCACTACTTGTTCCACTGCAACAGCCATTGTTGCCGCTAAACTTTTGGCTCGCTTGAAAATATTTGCCCTCCCCCCCCTTTCAGATCAAGAAGGTCATACATAG
- a CDS encoding RNA-guided endonuclease TnpB family protein, giving the protein MEKAYRYRFYPTPEQENLLRRTLGCVRLVYNKALHERTQGWYNRQERIGYVQTSSMLTAWKKEEELDFLNEVSCVPLQQGLRHLQKAFTNFFDGRAKYPNFKKKHQGGSAEFTKSAFKYRDGQIYLAKCLEPLDIHWSRQLPKGCKPSSVTVRLHPSGRWHISVRFDDPTIKPLPVTNKAVGIDLGVTSLIATSNGDKVTNPKQFKKHHRRLRLAQKRLARKEKGSKNREKARRKVAKIYLKINDSRQDFLHKLTTQLVRENQTIAVETLAVKNMVKNPKLALSISDSGWGEFVRQLDYKCRWYGRNLVKIDRWFPSSKRCSSCGHIVEKMPLNVRHWQCPECGTHHDRDTNASKNILAAGLAVSVCGATARPEQSKSVRAGAMKQKPRP; this is encoded by the coding sequence ATGGAAAAAGCTTACCGCTACAGATTTTATCCAACACCGGAACAGGAAAATCTCTTGCGCCGCACGTTGGGCTGTGTGCGGTTGGTATACAACAAGGCTCTCCATGAGCGGACCCAAGGGTGGTACAACCGCCAAGAGAGAATTGGGTATGTTCAAACTTCTTCGATGTTGACAGCATGGAAGAAAGAGGAAGAACTCGATTTCTTAAATGAGGTGAGTTGTGTTCCCCTGCAACAGGGGTTACGGCATCTTCAAAAGGCTTTCACTAACTTCTTTGATGGCCGGGCAAAATATCCCAACTTCAAAAAGAAACACCAAGGAGGTAGTGCGGAATTTACCAAGTCGGCGTTCAAGTACCGGGATGGGCAAATCTATCTTGCCAAGTGCCTTGAACCATTGGACATTCATTGGTCAAGACAACTACCCAAAGGATGTAAACCATCTTCAGTGACGGTGCGATTACACCCATCAGGACGTTGGCACATCTCTGTTCGTTTTGATGACCCAACCATCAAACCCTTACCGGTCACAAACAAAGCTGTAGGGATTGATTTGGGAGTAACAAGCTTGATTGCTACCAGTAATGGTGACAAGGTTACCAATCCAAAACAATTTAAGAAGCATCACCGTCGTTTACGGTTGGCTCAAAAACGCCTTGCCCGGAAAGAAAAGGGGTCTAAGAATAGGGAAAAGGCACGACGTAAAGTTGCCAAGATTTATCTTAAGATTAATGACTCCCGTCAAGACTTTCTCCATAAATTGACCACTCAACTGGTGCGTGAAAACCAAACCATCGCCGTTGAGACTTTAGCGGTCAAGAATATGGTCAAAAACCCAAAGTTAGCCCTCTCCATTAGTGATAGTGGCTGGGGGGAGTTTGTGCGTCAATTGGATTACAAGTGTCGTTGGTATGGTAGGAATTTGGTCAAGATTGACCGCTGGTTTCCTTCCTCCAAACGCTGTAGTTCCTGTGGGCATATTGTTGAGAAAATGCCACTCAATGTAAGACATTGGCAATGTCCTGAATGTGGAACTCACCACGACCGGGATACCAATGCTAGTAAAAACATTTTGGCCGCTGGGCTAGCGGTGTCAGTCTGTGGAGCGACCGCAAGACCTGAGCAGAGTAAGTCTGTGAGGGCAGGTGCTATGAAGCAGAAACCTAGACCGTGA